DNA from Mesotoga sp. Brook.08.105.5.1:
GCATACATGGTTGAAGCGAATGAGTTCACGGAACTGTCAAAGAAGTACGGTGTCTCTTCTGTACCACAGATTGTGATTAACGACAAGGTGACTTTCGTTGGAGCTTATCCGGAAGGTCAGTACGTAGATCAGGTATTGAAGGCCGTATAAGGAGGAGCAGAATGTCATTCTTCGAACTTGGCAGCGCAAAGAAATCCGTTTTGAGAGACTCTTATGATGTAGTTATTATTGGAGGAGGTCCTAGCGGAATCACTGCGGGAATTTATGCCGTTCAGGCAGGACTGAGTCCTTTGATCATCGAGAAGGCGCTGGATGGCGGGCAGATGAACAATACCCGGGCAGTTGAGAACTGGACGGGTTTCACCAGTATCAGCGGAATGGAACTGAGTGAGAAGATGGCTGAACACGCGAGAGCTTTTGACGTGCCTTTCACATATAGTGAGGTTGTCGATCTAGAAATTGATGAAGAGGAGAAAGCGGTTGTCCTTGACAATGGAAAGAAGATAATGTCGAAGGTCATTATACTCGCCACAGGATCGAATCCGAGAAAGCTCGGCGTGAAAGGCGAAGAAGAATTCAAGGGAAGAGGAATAAGCTATTGCGCAACTTGTGACGGACACTTCTTTTCCGATAAACACATCGCTGTAATTGGCGGAGGGAACAGTGCTCTCGATGAATCGCTTTATCTGAGCAAAATGGTTAGCAAGATAACAGTGATTCAGAATCTCCCGAAGCTAACTGCCGACAAACTTCTGCAGAAAAAGCTGAACGACACAGGTAAGGTTGAGTATGTTTTCAGTTCAGTAGTAGATTCAGTTGAAGGCGATTCTCAGCTGAGAAGGTTGAACATCAGGAGTGTCGACACTGGCGAAATAACTCCGCTTGAGGTGGATGGAGTATTTGTTTTCATTGGGCTAATTCCGAACTCTCAGTTCTTGAAAGGAAAGGTGGAGCTCAACGAGTTCGGTTATGTCAAGACAAACGATTTCATGGAGACAAACAAGAAGGCCGTCTACGCAATTGGTGATGTAAGAGAAAAAGAGGTTAGACAGATAGTTACGGCAGCGGCCGATGGATCAATAGCGATTTACCACGCGGCAAGAAACTATTTCTACGATTGACTAGACTCCATAGTATAGAAAAAGAGCGCAGGACGCTCTTTTTCTATTTTATTCTTGCCTCGGGAACTGGAAGAATCTCGATTGTCCCCTTCTCCATGTCTATTTCCACCCACTGACCTACGGGAAGTACAACCTTTGGGAAGTCCCCGTGGTAACTTGGCAAACCGATCCAGACAGGAATCTCTTTGTCCAGAAAATAGTCGTGTATCACCCTCTTTATGTCGTCTAGATCGCCGTTCTTGATCTCCGTGAATCCCGCAAAAACAACACCTCTGAGTGACGAAAAGTCATCTAGATGTGCAATATTCCAAATCATTCTCTCAAGTGATTCTTTTGTCTCGCTTACATCCTCAAGCACCAGGATAGCGTCCTTCAGCGAGCCCAGATATTCAGTCCCCTGAAGGGTCTGAAACAAAGAAAGATTTGCCGGTATAAGCCTTCCGGCCATCTTGCCTTCAATTACTGGAATGGACTGGTAATTGAAACGAATAGTCCTCTCTCCGTTGAATATCGCTGCGATGTTTTGGACTGACTGGGTGTCCGATCCAAGCTCGACCGCAACCATAGGTCCGTGGAACGTCGTTAGACCTGTCTTGAAATAGATCGAAAGAAGCAGTGCGGTGATATCGCTGTAGCCAACCAGGGGCTTCGGGTTTGAAGCGATCAAGCCCCAATCGAGCCAGTCCAGAAGGTTATACGAGCCATAACCTCCTCTGGCAGTGATAATCGCATCATATTCTGGATTTGCGAAGGCTTCGTTCAGCTCATTAGCCTTTTCTCTAGACGAAAGCGATACCTGGCAGCTTCTTCC
Protein-coding regions in this window:
- a CDS encoding LD-carboxypeptidase, translating into MANYSRHIKLEDFMRRVWLTIMVCTGILLTSPVLISREIKTIFVTAPASFPERAKLESGVNALRSVGYRVVVGRSCQVSLSSREKANELNEAFANPEYDAIITARGGYGSYNLLDWLDWGLIASNPKPLVGYSDITALLLSIYFKTGLTTFHGPMVAVELGSDTQSVQNIAAIFNGERTIRFNYQSIPVIEGKMAGRLIPANLSLFQTLQGTEYLGSLKDAILVLEDVSETKESLERMIWNIAHLDDFSSLRGVVFAGFTEIKNGDLDDIKRVIHDYFLDKEIPVWIGLPSYHGDFPKVVLPVGQWVEIDMEKGTIEILPVPEARIK
- a CDS encoding FAD-dependent oxidoreductase, with the protein product MSFFELGSAKKSVLRDSYDVVIIGGGPSGITAGIYAVQAGLSPLIIEKALDGGQMNNTRAVENWTGFTSISGMELSEKMAEHARAFDVPFTYSEVVDLEIDEEEKAVVLDNGKKIMSKVIILATGSNPRKLGVKGEEEFKGRGISYCATCDGHFFSDKHIAVIGGGNSALDESLYLSKMVSKITVIQNLPKLTADKLLQKKLNDTGKVEYVFSSVVDSVEGDSQLRRLNIRSVDTGEITPLEVDGVFVFIGLIPNSQFLKGKVELNEFGYVKTNDFMETNKKAVYAIGDVREKEVRQIVTAAADGSIAIYHAARNYFYD